The nucleotide sequence CCGCCGGAAATCAGGTGGCGCTCGTTGATGATGACGGCGGGCACCGAGTTGATGCCGTTCTGCTGGTAGAACTGCTCCTGTGCGCGCACCTCGTCCGCGTAGGCGCTTGAGGCCAGCACCTCGGCCGCTTTCACCGTATCCAAGCCCACCTCGCCCGCCACTTTCAGCAGCACCTCGTGCGAAGACGGGTTCTGGCCCTGCGTGAAATACGCATCGAACAGCGCCATTTTGAATGCCTTCTGGCGCCCTTCCAGCGCGGCCCAATGCAGCAAGCGGTGCGCATCGAAAGTGTTATAGATGCGGCCGCGCTTGTCCATGGCAAAGGTAAAGCCCAGCTGCTCGCCGCGCGCGCGGATCGCTTCGCGCGACTGCGCCATCTGTTCCGGGGTGGAGCCGTATTTGCGTGCGATGTGTTCGCCGATATCCTCGCCTTCGGCCGGCATGTTGGCGTTCAACTCGAAGGGCTGGAAGTGGATGTCGGCCTGGACGGTATCGTGCAGCTTGTCCAAGGCTTGTTCCAGCGACTTCAAGCCGATCACGCACCAGGGGCAGGAAACGTCGGAAACGAAGTCGATACGGATGGGAGTGGGTGTGGCGGGAGTGGAACTCATGGTGGGCAGCCTTTGCGCGAGTCGGTGGCGGCCGCACCGCGCGGCGCCGCAAGCACAGCATATGCGTGCGGGCCGCAGGAAATCAAGCGCTTACTTCTTCATGGCGGACGCGTTGGCCGCATCCTTCTTGCCGCCGATCTTGCTTTCTTTGCCAGAGAGCAAGTTCGCGATGTTCTGGCTGTGGCGGTAAACCAGCAGCACGCTCATGACGATCACGGCCAGCAAGATGGGATCGACCCCGAACAGCAAGCCATAGTAAAACGGCGCGAACAGGGCTGCCACCAGAGCTGCCAGCGACGAATAACGGAAGGCGTAGGCGATGATCAGCCAGGTCGCCAGAGTCGCCAGGCCCAGCCATGGATTGATACCGAGCAACACACCGAGGGCCGTGGCCACGCCCTTGCCACCGACGAAGCGGAAGAACACGGGCCACAAATGGCCGAGGAAGACGGCGATGGCCACCAGGGCCACGGCCGTGTCACCCACGCCCAGCGCGCTGGCAAAATGGTCGGCCAGGAACACGGCCAGCCAGCCCTTGGCGCCATCGCCCAGCAGGGTCATGATGGCGGCGCCCTTGTTGCCGCTGCGCAGCACGTTGGTGGCGCCCGGATTTTTCGAGCCATAGGTGCGCGGATCGGCAATGCCGTAGACCTTGCTCATCACCACGGCAAACGATATCGAGCCGAGCAAGTAAGCGGCCACTGTCATTGCCACGGTTGTGATTACTGGATTCATTTCTTCCCTTTATTATGTTTATTGCACCAGCATCGAGGCTGGCGCAGCAGAATATACACCATGCTCTATGCCCAGCAACAGGCTTTGGGCGATTTCCTTAATCCTGCAGCGCGCACTGCACCGGCTTGGCTTGCAACAAATCAAGCAGTACCTGCGGCGCCAGCGCGACGAGAAAACCGCGCCGCCCGCCATTGATATAGATACGCTCGAGCGCCAGGATGGATTGCTCCACATACACGGGCATGGCCTTCCGGGTGCCGAACGGCGACGTGCCGCCTATCATGTAGCCGGAATGGCGCTGCGCCACCTCGGGTTTGCACGGCTCGACGGACTTGCAGCCGATGGCGCGCGCCAGGTTCTTGGTCGATACCTTGCAATCGCCATGCATGAGCACGATCATCGGCCGCGCCGCCTCGTCCTGCATCACCAGGGTCTTGATCACCGCGTGTTCCGGCACGCCCAGTTCGCGCGCCGAGACGCTGGTGCCGCCGTGCTCCTCGTAGGGATACGGGTGTTCTTCAAAGGAAACTTGATGCTTGCGCAGCAGCTGCGTCGCCTGCGTTTCGGAAATATGCTCTTTTTTAGCCATGCGTGATACGCTGATCGTTCAGTGAGGAGTACTAATTATGCAGCAAGAAATCCGCTTTGCCACATTCAATGTCTGCAACCTGGCCCCGGCCGGGGCGAAATTGTATGACAACCTGGAACCGTTGAGCCCGGCGCAATACGAGGCCAAGGCGGAGTGGACGGCGCGGCAGATCGACCTGCTCGACGCCGACGTAATCGGTTTCCAGGAAATTTTCTCGCAGGCGGCCCTGCGCGACGTGCTGTCGCGCACGCGCCACTACCGCGACGCCACGCTGGCCGGCTACGATGCGGTCGATACGGCAGGACGCATGCTGCCCACGGTGGCACTGGT is from Janthinobacterium sp. 61 and encodes:
- a CDS encoding DsbA family oxidoreductase is translated as MSSTPATPTPIRIDFVSDVSCPWCVIGLKSLEQALDKLHDTVQADIHFQPFELNANMPAEGEDIGEHIARKYGSTPEQMAQSREAIRARGEQLGFTFAMDKRGRIYNTFDAHRLLHWAALEGRQKAFKMALFDAYFTQGQNPSSHEVLLKVAGEVGLDTVKAAEVLASSAYADEVRAQEQFYQQNGINSVPAVIINERHLISGGQPPEVFEQALRQIIAGA
- the plsY gene encoding glycerol-3-phosphate 1-O-acyltransferase PlsY, whose translation is MNPVITTVAMTVAAYLLGSISFAVVMSKVYGIADPRTYGSKNPGATNVLRSGNKGAAIMTLLGDGAKGWLAVFLADHFASALGVGDTAVALVAIAVFLGHLWPVFFRFVGGKGVATALGVLLGINPWLGLATLATWLIIAYAFRYSSLAALVAALFAPFYYGLLFGVDPILLAVIVMSVLLVYRHSQNIANLLSGKESKIGGKKDAANASAMKK
- the ybaK gene encoding Cys-tRNA(Pro) deacylase: MAKKEHISETQATQLLRKHQVSFEEHPYPYEEHGGTSVSARELGVPEHAVIKTLVMQDEAARPMIVLMHGDCKVSTKNLARAIGCKSVEPCKPEVAQRHSGYMIGGTSPFGTRKAMPVYVEQSILALERIYINGGRRGFLVALAPQVLLDLLQAKPVQCALQD